CGGCAACGGTACGGGACAGCTCAAACCAGCGGCGTATGGAATCGATCAGAACAACAATGACCAGAACAATGATCAGGCCGCTGACCGAAGCTAACAGGTAATTTTGCGCCGGTAAGTAGGTGTTTACGATATTCATATAGCCGGCGGTGAGGGTAGTGACAGCCAGGAAGATCATCGGCGCGACGGTAGTCCAGGCATAGCGGCCTTTTCCCATACGGAACAGCAGGGTTGTACCGATTGCCAGGGTCAATGTCCCGAGCAGTTGATTACAAACTCCAAACAGAGGCCAAATGGTGGCGATGCTGCCCTGCAGCACCAAGTAGCCCCACGCGCCTGAGATCAAGGCGCTGGTGAAGATAATGCCAGGCCACCAGTGGGTATTTTTGAGCGGTTTGTAGATCACGCCGCCCATTTCCTGCAACAGATAGCGGCCCACGCGGGTGCCGGCATCAATGATCGTCAGGATGAACAAGGCTTCAAACATGATACAGAAATGATACCAGAAGGACATCAGGGCTTCCATTCCCGGTATTTTGGAGAAAATATGAGCCATGCCGACAGCCAGGGAAACGGCGCCGCCGGGACGTCCGGCGATGTCTTCCCCCACCAGCTGGGACAGATAAGGCAATTCCTCCACCACCATGCCCAGTTTGGCGAATGCGGCGGGAGTGGCATTGATCGCGAAATAGTCGGCCGGCTGCAGGCTGGTGGCCGCGATCAGCGCCATTAACGATACAAAGCTTTCCACCAGCATAGCGCCAAACCCGATCGGCAGAATTTCTTTTTCATTGGTGATCATTTTCGGGGTTGTACCGGTGCTGATTAAAGAATGAAACCCGGATAAAGCGCCGCAGGCAACCGTGATAAACACAAAGGGCCAAACCGGGCCGCCGATGACCGGACCGCCGCCATGAATAAACTGGCTGAAGGCCGGCATGTGAATCTCCGGTCTGACTAAAACGATACCAATGGTGAGAGCGGCGATCGTGCCGATTTTCATATAGGTGCTGAGATAATCCCGCGGCGCCAGTAAGAGCCAGACTGGCAGCGCTGCGGCGCAAAAACCGTAGAAGGCGAGCATGAGGGAGAGCTGGGTAATGTCAAAAGTGAAATAGGGCGCCAGGAAGGAATTTTGCACCCAGGGACCGGCAAACACGCTGGCCAGTACCAAAACTACGCCGATCACAGAAGCTTCCTGAATTTTGCCGGGGCGCAGCCAGCGCAGGTATACGCCGATAAACAAGGCAATCGGAATAGTAGCAGCAACCGTAAAAGTGCCCCAGG
This genomic window from Acetonema longum DSM 6540 contains:
- a CDS encoding carbon starvation protein A, whose amino-acid sequence is MNGLYLVIIAALWLTLAYRIYGSFIAAKVLSLDRSRTTPAISHNDGRDYVPTNKWITFGHHFAAIAGAGPLVGPVLAAQFGYLPGTLWILIGAVMAGAVHDMVILFASVRHDGLSVAEIAKKEVSNLSGFCTSIAVLFLLVITMAGMAVVVANALFNSPWGTFTVAATIPIALFIGVYLRWLRPGKIQEASVIGVVLVLASVFAGPWVQNSFLAPYFTFDITQLSLMLAFYGFCAAALPVWLLLAPRDYLSTYMKIGTIAALTIGIVLVRPEIHMPAFSQFIHGGGPVIGGPVWPFVFITVACGALSGFHSLISTGTTPKMITNEKEILPIGFGAMLVESFVSLMALIAATSLQPADYFAINATPAAFAKLGMVVEELPYLSQLVGEDIAGRPGGAVSLAVGMAHIFSKIPGMEALMSFWYHFCIMFEALFILTIIDAGTRVGRYLLQEMGGVIYKPLKNTHWWPGIIFTSALISGAWGYLVLQGSIATIWPLFGVCNQLLGTLTLAIGTTLLFRMGKGRYAWTTVAPMIFLAVTTLTAGYMNIVNTYLPAQNYLLASVSGLIIVLVIVVLIDSIRRWFELSRTVAGDVPDAVQN